The following coding sequences are from one Segnochrobactrum spirostomi window:
- a CDS encoding FGGY-family carbohydrate kinase, whose product MASLIGIDNGLTVTKAVVFDVDGTPLATARRRLPQEHPRPRFVERDMDGLWRATAAAVREALAASGRPASDVAAIAATAHGDGLYLLDHAKRPLGPGILSLDSRAGAVADAWNASDVADRALHLTGQVPHASAPSAILAWIRDNEPERFARIGYVLACKDWLRFCLSGTIGTDRTEASTSFTNVLTQDFDPEALAIFGLEALQAALPPVARSSERVGSLTAEAAAMTGLLEGTPVAAGLHDVTASALGIGGHEPGRISIVAGTYSINEVVTTRPAVDRRWFCRNAIEPGEWNAMAISPASTANYDWFLDHFCGAERAAEAAGGASIHTVIATELEQAFARPSDIVFHPFLYGSPFGSAASAGFFGVHGWHERGDLLKAVLEGIVFNHRLHVDDLSDGFGASALRISGGGARNPALSQMFADAIGLPVEVSSADEAAAWGAALTAGSAVGLFASPRGGARATTRLLRRHEPNPDRGAALDARYRLFRELATAMRPHWEAIEALAAASRTGGGA is encoded by the coding sequence ATGGCGTCGCTGATCGGCATCGACAACGGATTGACGGTGACCAAGGCCGTCGTGTTCGACGTGGACGGCACGCCGCTCGCGACCGCGCGCCGCCGCCTGCCCCAGGAGCACCCCCGCCCGCGCTTCGTCGAACGCGACATGGATGGGCTGTGGCGGGCGACCGCCGCCGCGGTGCGCGAGGCGCTCGCCGCCTCGGGCCGGCCCGCCTCCGACGTCGCCGCCATCGCTGCGACCGCCCACGGCGACGGGCTCTATCTCCTCGATCATGCGAAGCGCCCGCTCGGCCCCGGCATCCTGTCGCTCGACAGCCGGGCCGGTGCCGTCGCCGACGCCTGGAATGCGTCCGACGTCGCCGACCGCGCGCTCCATCTGACCGGTCAGGTGCCGCACGCTTCGGCGCCGTCCGCCATCCTCGCCTGGATTCGCGACAACGAGCCGGAGCGCTTCGCCCGCATCGGCTATGTGCTCGCCTGCAAGGATTGGCTGCGCTTCTGCCTCTCCGGCACCATCGGAACCGACCGCACCGAGGCGAGCACGTCCTTCACCAATGTGCTGACCCAGGACTTCGATCCGGAAGCGCTGGCGATCTTCGGCCTGGAGGCGCTTCAGGCCGCGCTGCCGCCGGTGGCGCGCTCGTCCGAGAGGGTCGGGTCGCTCACCGCCGAGGCGGCGGCGATGACCGGGCTTCTCGAAGGCACGCCGGTCGCCGCCGGTCTCCACGACGTCACCGCCTCGGCGCTCGGTATCGGCGGCCACGAACCGGGGCGCATCTCGATCGTCGCCGGGACCTATTCGATCAACGAGGTGGTGACGACGCGGCCGGCGGTCGACCGGCGCTGGTTCTGCCGCAACGCCATCGAGCCGGGCGAGTGGAATGCGATGGCGATCTCGCCCGCCTCGACCGCCAATTATGATTGGTTCCTCGACCACTTCTGCGGTGCCGAGCGCGCCGCCGAGGCCGCCGGCGGCGCCTCGATCCACACCGTGATCGCGACCGAGCTGGAGCAGGCCTTCGCCCGCCCCTCCGACATCGTGTTTCACCCCTTCCTGTACGGCTCGCCGTTCGGCAGCGCGGCGAGCGCCGGCTTCTTCGGCGTGCACGGCTGGCACGAGCGGGGCGATCTCCTGAAGGCGGTGCTCGAAGGCATCGTCTTCAATCACCGCCTCCATGTGGACGATCTCAGCGACGGCTTCGGCGCGAGCGCGTTGCGCATCTCCGGCGGCGGCGCCCGCAATCCCGCGCTGTCGCAGATGTTCGCCGATGCGATCGGCCTTCCCGTCGAGGTCTCCTCGGCGGACGAGGCGGCGGCCTGGGGCGCGGCGTTGACGGCGGGCAGCGCGGTCGGCCTGTTCGCCTCGCCGCGCGGCGGCGCCCGGGCGACGACCCGTCTCCTGCGCCGCCACGAGCCGAACCCCGACCGCGGCGCTGCGCTCGACGCGCGCTACCGCCTGTTCCGGGAGCTCGCGACCGCGATGCGTCCCCATTGGGAGGCGATCGAGGCGCTGGCGGCGGCGTCCCGGACGGGAGGCGGCGCATGA
- a CDS encoding ABC transporter ATP-binding protein: MSVNLQVSNLTVTYGAIAAVRGVSFSAAAGEIVTIVGANGAGKTTVLNALCGLRTIGGGAIVLDGEDITALPPHERVRRGISQVPEGRRLFGRMTVAENLEIGGYTRSDRAEKRHDLDHVLELFPRLKERYRQLAGTLSGGEQQMVAMGRALMARPRFLLLDEPTMGLAPQIVDLVLESIKRVNREGVTILLVEQNAYRALEIADRAFVLESGEISLTGPGDVLLNHPQVRSAYLGFDG; the protein is encoded by the coding sequence ATGAGCGTCAACCTCCAAGTCTCGAACCTCACCGTCACCTACGGCGCGATCGCCGCGGTGCGCGGGGTCAGCTTCTCGGCCGCCGCCGGAGAAATCGTGACGATCGTCGGCGCCAACGGGGCCGGCAAGACGACGGTGCTCAACGCGCTGTGCGGCCTGCGGACCATCGGCGGCGGGGCGATCGTGCTCGACGGCGAGGACATCACCGCGCTGCCGCCCCACGAGCGGGTCCGCCGCGGCATTTCCCAGGTGCCGGAGGGACGACGCCTGTTCGGCCGCATGACGGTCGCGGAAAATCTCGAGATCGGCGGCTACACCCGCAGCGATCGCGCCGAGAAGCGGCACGATCTCGACCATGTGCTGGAGCTCTTCCCGCGCCTCAAGGAGCGCTATCGCCAGCTCGCCGGCACGCTCTCCGGCGGCGAACAGCAGATGGTCGCGATGGGGCGAGCCTTGATGGCGCGGCCGCGCTTTCTCCTGCTCGACGAGCCGACCATGGGGCTCGCCCCGCAGATCGTCGATCTCGTGCTCGAGTCGATCAAGCGGGTGAACCGGGAGGGCGTCACGATCCTGCTCGTCGAGCAGAACGCCTACCGGGCTCTCGAGATCGCCGACCGGGCGTTCGTGCTGGAATCGGGGGAGATCTCGCTGACCGGCCCCGGCGACGTCCTGCTGAACCACCCGCAAGTGCGCAGCGCCTATCTGGGATTCGACGGATGA
- a CDS encoding ABC transporter ATP-binding protein, with amino-acid sequence MSDVLAHPSRGPASETLLDVQGLGKSFGGLAAVRRVDLSVARGSVHAIIGPNGAGKTTVFNCITAFVKPSAGIIRLDGARIDGLPAHRVAAHGVARTYQNVRLFESMTAIENVLVGEHRRLKSSFLGVVLRTPGHRAEEAEARERARAMLDFVGIPHRAGTLARNMPYGDQRRLEIARALVGQPKLLMLDEPAAGMNPAEGHALVGLIERIRSDLGVTVILIEHHMRVVMAIADRITVFDQGAVLAEGRPTEIQADERVITAYLGRRATAAEVEAVEHLSEEASIAEAGAA; translated from the coding sequence ATGTCTGACGTCCTCGCCCACCCGAGCCGGGGACCGGCGTCCGAAACGCTCCTCGACGTTCAGGGGCTCGGCAAGAGCTTCGGCGGCCTCGCGGCAGTGCGCCGGGTCGATCTCTCGGTCGCCCGCGGCAGCGTGCACGCCATCATCGGACCGAACGGGGCCGGCAAGACGACGGTGTTCAACTGCATCACCGCGTTCGTGAAACCGAGCGCCGGCATCATCCGTCTGGACGGTGCGCGCATCGACGGATTGCCGGCCCATCGCGTGGCCGCCCACGGCGTCGCGCGCACCTATCAGAACGTCCGGCTGTTCGAGAGCATGACGGCGATCGAGAACGTGCTCGTGGGCGAGCACCGCCGCCTCAAGAGTTCGTTTCTCGGCGTCGTCCTGCGCACCCCGGGCCACCGCGCGGAGGAAGCCGAGGCGCGCGAACGGGCGCGAGCGATGCTCGATTTCGTCGGCATCCCCCATCGCGCCGGCACGCTCGCCCGCAACATGCCCTATGGCGACCAGCGGCGGCTCGAGATCGCGCGGGCTCTCGTCGGACAGCCGAAATTGCTGATGCTCGACGAGCCCGCGGCGGGCATGAACCCTGCCGAAGGGCACGCGCTCGTCGGCCTGATCGAGCGCATCCGCTCCGATCTCGGCGTGACCGTCATCCTGATCGAGCACCACATGCGCGTGGTGATGGCGATCGCCGACCGCATCACCGTCTTCGACCAGGGTGCGGTCTTGGCCGAGGGCCGTCCCACCGAGATTCAGGCCGACGAACGGGTGATCACCGCCTATCTCGGCCGCCGGGCGACGGCGGCGGAGGTCGAGGCGGTCGAACATCTCTCGGAAGAAGCGAGCATCGCGGAAGCGGGGGCGGCATGA
- a CDS encoding branched-chain amino acid ABC transporter permease has translation MTFAAVTSSYRLERRRGGALAEALRIGLFGGLAAIAFALVGAYTIMDGRPVIEGVLTLAQTVLVTIGLATGAFGARAAGAAPAATRLAHGAAAGLLAGILLAALVLLVSSVNLRATLVAASPALVRALSFGLGLASTRALACLAVGGAMLGLAGSVLTVLPPVARRAVVAGLAAAVAAGLFRDVFASILDNVPGLRGLESAIFGFSGVNPAAAVVLCLAAAALSVGRSALRGRALSERSIALRKRIGLALMIVAILALPLVTNAFVAQVAMLVALYILMGMGLNIELGLAGLVDLGFVAFFAVGAYTVALLSSNTPFAIAHVSFWIALPIAVALAAVAGLLFGLPVLRVRGDYLAMATLGLGEIVRVLVLSDALAPVLGGSQGIIEIARPRIGGLVLNTPADLYYLALAIAAIVGLVSWRLQHSRIGRAWLAVREDEDVAQALGIDLVAMKLLAYTVGAAFAGAAGAVFAVLIGSVFPHSFQLLVSINVLAILVIGGLGSLPGVVVGAIALIGLPELLREFGEFRYLFYGLALVAMMHLKAEGLWPAHAKETSHV, from the coding sequence ATGACCTTCGCTGCCGTCACCAGTTCCTACCGCCTGGAGCGCCGCCGCGGCGGTGCGCTCGCGGAAGCGCTCCGGATCGGCCTCTTCGGCGGCCTCGCCGCGATCGCATTCGCGCTCGTCGGCGCCTACACGATCATGGACGGGCGCCCGGTGATCGAGGGCGTGCTGACGCTCGCCCAGACGGTCCTCGTCACCATCGGGCTCGCGACGGGGGCGTTCGGCGCCCGGGCCGCGGGGGCCGCGCCGGCGGCGACGCGCCTCGCCCACGGCGCAGCGGCCGGGCTCCTCGCCGGGATCCTGCTCGCGGCCCTCGTCCTGCTGGTCTCGTCCGTCAATCTGCGCGCCACCCTGGTCGCCGCCAGCCCCGCTTTGGTGCGGGCGCTCAGCTTCGGCTTGGGGCTCGCCTCCACACGGGCGCTCGCCTGCCTCGCCGTCGGCGGGGCGATGCTCGGGCTCGCGGGAAGCGTCCTGACCGTGCTGCCCCCGGTCGCCCGGCGTGCGGTCGTCGCGGGTCTGGCCGCGGCGGTCGCGGCGGGCCTGTTCCGCGACGTCTTCGCGAGCATCCTCGACAACGTGCCGGGGCTGCGCGGCCTTGAATCGGCGATCTTCGGCTTCTCCGGCGTCAATCCCGCCGCCGCTGTCGTACTCTGCCTCGCCGCTGCGGCCCTCAGCGTCGGCCGCAGCGCGCTGCGCGGACGCGCTCTCAGCGAGCGGAGCATCGCCCTGCGCAAGCGGATCGGCCTCGCGCTGATGATCGTGGCGATCCTCGCCCTGCCGCTCGTCACCAACGCCTTCGTCGCCCAGGTGGCGATGCTCGTCGCGCTCTACATCCTGATGGGGATGGGCCTCAACATCGAGCTCGGCCTCGCCGGCCTCGTGGACCTCGGCTTCGTCGCCTTCTTCGCCGTCGGCGCCTACACGGTCGCGCTGCTGTCGTCCAACACGCCGTTCGCCATCGCCCACGTTTCGTTCTGGATCGCGCTGCCGATCGCCGTCGCCCTCGCCGCCGTGGCGGGCCTCCTGTTCGGCCTGCCGGTGCTGCGGGTGCGTGGCGACTATCTGGCGATGGCGACGCTCGGCCTCGGTGAGATCGTGCGCGTCCTCGTCCTCTCGGACGCGCTGGCGCCGGTGCTCGGGGGCTCGCAAGGCATCATCGAGATCGCCCGACCGCGGATCGGCGGCCTCGTGCTCAACACGCCCGCCGACCTCTATTATCTCGCGTTGGCGATCGCGGCGATCGTCGGGCTGGTCTCCTGGCGTCTCCAGCATTCGCGCATCGGCCGGGCCTGGCTCGCGGTGCGGGAGGACGAGGACGTCGCCCAGGCGCTCGGCATCGACCTCGTCGCGATGAAGCTCCTCGCCTACACCGTCGGCGCTGCCTTCGCCGGCGCGGCGGGTGCGGTCTTCGCCGTGCTCATCGGCTCGGTGTTTCCCCATTCCTTCCAGCTTCTCGTCTCGATCAACGTGCTCGCGATCCTCGTCATCGGCGGGCTCGGCAGCCTGCCCGGCGTCGTCGTCGGGGCGATCGCGCTGATCGGCCTGCCCGAGTTGCTGCGCGAGTTCGGCGAGTTCCGCTACCTGTTCTATGGGCTCGCTCTGGTCGCGATGATGCATCTGAAGGCCGAAGGCCTGTGGCCGGCCCACGCCAAGGAGACGTCTCATGTCTGA
- a CDS encoding DeoR/GlpR family DNA-binding transcription regulator, which produces MTASPPKSNSRRGEIADYLIEVGQARIDDLAERFGVSRMTIHRHVDELARQGLLRKLHGHVTLQPTGLYESAYRYRATVREAEKKALARAAVALIEPGQAVMLDDSSTASALAPLLEEVGPLTVITNSMVVVNIVAGFDEVELICVGGRFHPTYQAFIGPIAERIISSLRANILFCSASAVEGTTCFVQDAQVTQVKQAMMAAATRRVLLLDDGKLGKTALNVLADLKAFHDVLMTDGLKADERRRLEAAGVPMTLVKTKARET; this is translated from the coding sequence ATGACGGCGAGCCCCCCGAAATCGAACAGCCGGCGCGGCGAGATCGCCGATTATCTGATTGAGGTCGGGCAGGCGCGGATCGACGACCTCGCCGAGCGTTTCGGCGTCTCGCGCATGACGATCCACCGCCATGTCGACGAACTCGCCCGCCAGGGCCTGCTGCGCAAGCTCCACGGCCACGTCACCCTGCAGCCGACCGGTCTTTACGAGAGCGCCTATCGCTACCGCGCGACCGTGCGCGAGGCGGAGAAGAAGGCGCTCGCCCGCGCTGCCGTCGCTCTGATCGAGCCGGGGCAGGCCGTCATGCTCGACGATTCCTCGACCGCGAGCGCGCTCGCGCCGCTTCTCGAAGAGGTCGGCCCGCTGACGGTGATCACCAATTCGATGGTGGTGGTGAACATCGTCGCCGGCTTCGACGAGGTCGAGCTGATCTGCGTCGGTGGCCGCTTTCATCCGACCTATCAGGCCTTCATCGGGCCGATCGCCGAGCGCATCATCTCTTCGCTCCGGGCCAACATCCTGTTTTGCTCGGCCTCGGCGGTCGAGGGCACCACCTGCTTCGTGCAGGACGCCCAGGTGACCCAGGTGAAGCAGGCGATGATGGCCGCCGCGACGCGCCGGGTGCTGCTGCTCGACGACGGCAAGCTCGGCAAGACGGCCCTCAACGTGCTCGCCGATCTCAAGGCGTTCCACGACGTGTTGATGACCGACGGCCTCAAGGCCGACGAACGGCGCCGGCTCGAGGCGGCCGGCGTTCCCATGACCCTCGTCAAGACGAAGGCGCGCGAGACATGA
- a CDS encoding flavin reductase family protein has product MMAFPADLHSLNPFDAPPSQPMRSPVEADLFRAAMRELAAGVTIIATGSGDGRRGLTATAVCSVSADPPTLLVCVNRSTEGHAAIAEAGIFSVNVTAAHHRPLADRFAGRHGVRGAERFEAGAWTVLETGAPILTDAVAAFDCVVARTVDWTTHTIYLGAVVAARVAPERAALLYRSGAFADLPAPAA; this is encoded by the coding sequence ATGATGGCTTTCCCGGCTGACCTCCATTCCCTCAACCCGTTCGATGCGCCGCCGTCGCAACCGATGCGCAGCCCCGTCGAGGCCGATCTGTTCCGCGCGGCGATGCGCGAGCTCGCCGCCGGCGTGACCATCATCGCCACCGGGTCCGGCGACGGCCGCCGCGGTCTCACCGCGACCGCCGTCTGCTCCGTCTCGGCGGACCCGCCGACCCTGCTCGTCTGCGTCAACCGCTCCACCGAGGGCCATGCCGCCATCGCGGAAGCCGGCATCTTCAGCGTCAACGTCACCGCGGCGCATCATCGCCCGCTCGCCGACCGGTTCGCCGGCCGTCACGGGGTGCGCGGGGCCGAGCGCTTCGAGGCCGGCGCCTGGACCGTGCTGGAGACCGGTGCCCCGATCCTCACCGACGCCGTGGCGGCGTTCGATTGCGTGGTGGCCCGCACCGTCGATTGGACCACCCACACGATCTATCTCGGCGCCGTGGTCGCGGCCCGCGTGGCGCCGGAACGGGCCGCCCTGCTCTACCGCTCCGGCGCCTTCGCCGACCTTCCCGCGCCCGCCGCCTGA
- a CDS encoding SDR family NAD(P)-dependent oxidoreductase: MMTDLGGRLAIITGAGSGIGRAMSAAFVAAGARVFAVDLSAERLAETAALIDAPDAFATHVADVSQAGPIDAMMEAAEARFGPVEIVCNNAGVLDRMMPADEIPLALWDRVVAVNLTGPFLVTQAALPGMLARGRGVFVNTCSIASFQGGRGGVAYTASKHGILGLTRAVAATYGDRGIRCNGIAPGSVKTELAAGAEPSAAGWALRQKGLATRPPQAGADDIAPTAVFLASDAAHYVNGACLVCDAGWTVY; this comes from the coding sequence ATGATGACGGACCTCGGCGGTCGCCTCGCGATCATCACCGGTGCCGGATCGGGCATCGGGCGCGCCATGAGCGCGGCCTTCGTCGCGGCCGGTGCCCGGGTGTTCGCGGTCGACTTGTCTGCCGAACGCCTCGCCGAGACGGCGGCATTGATCGACGCGCCGGACGCTTTCGCGACCCATGTCGCCGACGTCAGTCAGGCGGGGCCGATCGACGCCATGATGGAGGCGGCCGAGGCCCGCTTCGGCCCGGTCGAGATCGTCTGCAACAATGCCGGCGTGCTCGATCGGATGATGCCGGCGGACGAGATCCCGCTCGCCCTGTGGGACCGTGTCGTCGCCGTCAACCTCACCGGTCCGTTCCTCGTCACCCAGGCCGCCCTGCCCGGCATGCTGGCGCGCGGACGGGGCGTCTTCGTCAACACGTGCTCGATCGCGAGCTTCCAGGGCGGACGCGGCGGCGTCGCCTATACCGCGAGCAAGCACGGCATTCTCGGCCTGACACGGGCGGTCGCCGCCACCTATGGAGATCGCGGCATCCGCTGCAACGGCATCGCGCCGGGCTCGGTGAAGACCGAGCTCGCGGCGGGCGCCGAACCGTCCGCGGCGGGCTGGGCCCTGCGCCAGAAGGGTCTCGCGACGCGGCCTCCGCAGGCCGGAGCGGACGACATCGCGCCGACGGCGGTCTTTCTCGCCTCCGACGCCGCTCACTACGTCAACGGTGCCTGCCTCGTCTGCGATGCCGGCTGGACCGTCTATTGA
- a CDS encoding dihydroxyacetone kinase subunit DhaK encodes MTETQKLINDGNRAVDEMLAGIAAAHPHHVARLDHAPRAIIARHGPRPGKVAIVVGGGSGHEPTFLGYVGKGLADACAVGNVFASPPPQPAVDAAMAVHGGAGVLFLYGNYAGDVMNFDMASELLEMEGIEARTVLTTDDVASAPAGERDKRRGVAGNVFIFKAAGAAADLMMPLDEVVRVAHHANARTYTMGVALSACSLPQTRRPNFDLPAGQMEIGMGIHGEPGVRRGPLLPANAVADEMLDAILAEMKADPGDEVAVLVNSLGATPLMELYILNARVAERLAAAGLKVHVTLVGPYCTSLEMAGASITLMHLDDELKRLLDHPCDCAMFRAG; translated from the coding sequence ATGACAGAAACACAAAAGCTCATCAACGACGGCAACAGGGCGGTCGACGAGATGCTCGCCGGCATCGCGGCCGCCCATCCTCACCACGTCGCGCGGCTCGATCATGCGCCGCGCGCCATCATCGCCCGTCACGGGCCGCGCCCCGGCAAGGTCGCGATCGTGGTCGGCGGCGGCTCGGGGCACGAGCCCACCTTCCTCGGCTATGTCGGCAAGGGCCTCGCGGACGCCTGTGCCGTCGGCAACGTGTTCGCCTCGCCGCCGCCCCAGCCGGCGGTCGATGCCGCGATGGCGGTGCACGGCGGCGCGGGCGTGCTGTTCCTCTACGGCAACTATGCCGGCGACGTGATGAACTTCGACATGGCGTCCGAGCTTCTCGAAATGGAGGGGATCGAGGCGCGCACCGTGCTGACGACCGACGACGTCGCCTCGGCCCCGGCGGGCGAGCGCGACAAGCGCCGCGGCGTCGCCGGCAACGTCTTCATCTTCAAGGCGGCCGGCGCCGCGGCCGACCTGATGATGCCGCTCGACGAGGTCGTCCGGGTCGCCCACCACGCCAACGCCCGCACCTACACCATGGGCGTCGCGCTCTCCGCCTGCTCGCTGCCGCAGACCCGGCGGCCGAACTTCGACCTGCCGGCCGGGCAGATGGAGATCGGCATGGGCATCCACGGCGAGCCCGGCGTGCGGCGCGGTCCGTTGCTGCCGGCGAACGCGGTCGCCGACGAGATGCTCGACGCGATCCTGGCCGAGATGAAGGCGGACCCCGGCGACGAGGTGGCGGTGCTCGTCAATTCCCTCGGCGCGACGCCCCTGATGGAGCTTTACATCCTCAACGCCCGCGTCGCCGAGCGCCTCGCGGCCGCCGGCCTCAAGGTGCACGTCACGCTGGTCGGTCCCTATTGCACCTCGCTCGAGATGGCCGGTGCCTCGATCACGCTGATGCACCTCGACGACGAACTGAAGCGGTTGCTCGACCATCCGTGCGATTGCGCCATGTTCCGGGCGGGCTGA
- a CDS encoding VOC family protein encodes MPVIRLQSAYLVVDDMAESRAFYEDILGLKLKFADAARWTQYDCGGASFALGDRSEGPEEARGATIVFEVQDLEAMTTRLRDAGTALGPLRDMGAHGRVLTVADPAGNLFQLFERATPAKAG; translated from the coding sequence ATGCCGGTCATTCGCCTGCAGAGTGCCTATCTCGTCGTCGACGACATGGCCGAAAGCCGCGCCTTCTACGAGGATATTCTCGGCCTGAAGCTCAAGTTCGCCGATGCCGCGCGCTGGACCCAATACGACTGCGGCGGTGCGAGCTTCGCGCTCGGCGACCGCTCGGAGGGGCCTGAAGAGGCCCGCGGCGCCACCATCGTGTTCGAAGTGCAGGACCTCGAGGCGATGACGACGCGCCTGCGGGACGCCGGTACCGCGCTCGGTCCGCTGCGCGACATGGGAGCCCACGGCCGGGTGCTGACCGTCGCGGATCCGGCCGGCAACCTTTTTCAGCTCTTCGAGCGCGCGACGCCGGCCAAGGCGGGTTGA
- the dhaL gene encoding dihydroxyacetone kinase subunit DhaL, whose protein sequence is MDFTTDDLKALFAALAARMKAERDGLCALDGVIGDADHGIAMEQGMAAASDAVAALTEGTLQDHFNAAAKGFLNAVGASSGPLYATALLRAGKAAGPRPAMPRTEGPLLIVAMAEGIQTRGKAELGHKTMLDAWLPAANAAQAGASFVEIVAAADAGAAATADMIATLGRAARLGERSRGHRDPGAVSAAMIIAEFARAFA, encoded by the coding sequence ATGGACTTCACGACGGACGACCTGAAGGCCCTGTTCGCCGCCCTTGCGGCGCGGATGAAGGCCGAACGCGACGGGCTCTGTGCCCTCGACGGGGTGATCGGCGACGCCGACCACGGCATCGCCATGGAGCAGGGCATGGCGGCGGCTTCCGACGCCGTCGCGGCGCTCACCGAGGGGACCTTGCAGGATCATTTCAACGCCGCGGCGAAGGGCTTCCTCAACGCGGTCGGCGCCTCGTCCGGTCCGCTCTACGCGACCGCCCTGCTGCGCGCCGGCAAGGCAGCCGGCCCCCGCCCGGCGATGCCGCGCACCGAAGGGCCGCTTCTGATCGTGGCGATGGCGGAGGGCATTCAGACCCGCGGCAAGGCGGAACTCGGCCACAAGACCATGCTCGACGCGTGGTTGCCGGCCGCGAACGCCGCGCAAGCCGGCGCGTCGTTCGTCGAGATCGTCGCCGCCGCCGACGCCGGGGCGGCGGCGACCGCCGACATGATCGCGACGCTCGGCCGCGCCGCCCGGCTCGGCGAACGCAGCCGTGGCCACCGCGATCCGGGGGCGGTCTCGGCCGCCATGATCATCGCCGAGTTCGCCCGCGCCTTCGCATAG
- a CDS encoding glycerol-3-phosphate dehydrogenase/oxidase — MAGRVAAFGAEAAVDVLIVGAGINGAGLFRDLTAQGLSVVIADKGDFGGGTSAAPSRLIHGGIKYLETGELRLVAQSTLERNLLLRNAPHYVRPLPTLIPIFSWTKGVTAALRTLLGSKTAPRSRGALLIKAGLAMYDFYGARHRVMPTHRMAGRARSLRDLPALTPAIVATGTYYDATVTHPERLVLELIEDGLADSPRSVAVNHARVAMAPDGRVTVTSALDEGARFTLRPAIVVNAAGPWIDGVNAAFGEASKMIGGTKGSHLLLRHDALLRELKGRMIYFEADDGRICLVFEYLGLAMVGSTDIKANNPDSVRCEAVETDYLLDSLRRLLPKLTFDRSQIVYTYSGIRPLPASDAKDPGLISRDHATPVLEPAGARPFPILSLVGGKWTTFRGYAEEVADMVLGRLGRSRRASTREMAIGGGRDYPRDAAGEAALIGRIASDAGIDRALAEGLFRRYGTRASRIARHIAETGLRRPLVHAPDVVEGEIDFILVEEHVGRLADLALRRTTLSITGRMTTALLDELADLAARRLGWSPARRAEEIAETRTILASRHDVALD; from the coding sequence ATGGCCGGCCGGGTGGCGGCGTTCGGAGCCGAGGCGGCGGTCGACGTGCTCATCGTCGGGGCCGGCATCAACGGCGCGGGACTGTTCCGCGATCTCACTGCCCAGGGGCTCAGCGTCGTGATCGCTGACAAGGGCGATTTCGGCGGCGGCACCAGTGCGGCGCCGTCGCGGCTGATCCACGGCGGCATCAAATATCTCGAAACGGGCGAACTGCGCCTCGTCGCCCAGTCCACGCTGGAGCGCAACCTGCTCCTGCGCAATGCGCCCCATTATGTCCGCCCGCTGCCGACCCTCATCCCGATCTTCTCCTGGACCAAGGGCGTCACCGCGGCTCTCAGGACTTTGCTGGGCTCCAAGACGGCGCCGCGCAGCCGCGGCGCGCTGCTCATCAAGGCGGGGCTTGCGATGTACGATTTCTACGGCGCGCGCCACCGCGTGATGCCGACGCACCGCATGGCCGGCCGCGCCCGCTCGCTGCGCGATCTGCCCGCCTTGACGCCGGCGATCGTGGCGACCGGCACCTATTATGACGCGACCGTCACCCATCCCGAGCGCCTCGTTCTCGAACTCATCGAGGACGGCCTCGCCGACAGCCCGCGCTCCGTCGCCGTCAACCACGCCCGCGTCGCGATGGCGCCGGACGGGCGCGTCACCGTGACGAGCGCGCTCGACGAGGGCGCCCGCTTCACCCTGCGGCCGGCGATCGTCGTCAATGCCGCGGGTCCGTGGATCGACGGCGTCAACGCCGCCTTCGGCGAAGCGTCCAAGATGATCGGCGGCACCAAGGGCTCGCATCTCCTGTTGCGCCACGATGCGCTCCTGCGCGAGCTCAAGGGCCGCATGATCTATTTCGAGGCGGACGACGGCCGTATCTGCCTCGTCTTCGAATATCTCGGCCTCGCCATGGTGGGGTCGACCGACATCAAGGCGAACAATCCGGACAGCGTCCGCTGCGAGGCGGTGGAGACCGATTATCTGCTCGACAGCCTGCGCCGCCTGTTGCCGAAGCTCACCTTCGACCGCAGCCAGATCGTCTACACCTATAGCGGCATCCGCCCGCTGCCCGCCTCCGACGCCAAGGACCCGGGCCTCATCAGCCGCGACCACGCGACGCCGGTGCTCGAACCTGCGGGCGCTCGTCCGTTTCCGATCCTGTCGCTCGTGGGCGGCAAGTGGACGACCTTCCGCGGCTATGCGGAGGAGGTCGCCGACATGGTGCTCGGCCGGCTCGGCCGTTCGCGCCGCGCCTCGACCCGGGAGATGGCGATCGGCGGTGGTCGTGACTATCCCCGCGACGCCGCCGGCGAGGCGGCCCTGATCGGCCGTATCGCAAGCGACGCGGGGATCGACCGGGCCTTGGCCGAAGGCCTGTTTCGCCGCTATGGGACGCGGGCGAGCCGCATCGCCCGCCACATCGCGGAAACGGGCCTCCGCCGTCCTCTCGTCCATGCGCCGGACGTTGTCGAGGGTGAGATCGATTTCATCCTCGTCGAGGAGCATGTCGGCCGCCTCGCCGATCTGGCGCTGCGACGCACGACGCTCTCGATCACCGGCCGCATGACCACGGCCCTCCTCGACGAGCTCGCCGATCTCGCCGCCCGCCGCCTCGGCTGGAGCCCCGCCCGCCGCGCCGAGGAGATCGCCGAGACGCGGACGATCCTTGCAAGTCGCCATGACGTCGCCCTCGATTGA